One window of the Acaryochloris sp. CCMEE 5410 genome contains the following:
- a CDS encoding helix-turn-helix domain-containing protein, translated as MTSADPQNFQHICRHWRKFRKLSQLDLALAANVSQRHVSWLETGRSHPSRAMIERLSEAMNIPLRERNVLLQAAGYATTYRETALDQPVMRPVLDALNHVLQYHAPLPAIVVDRGWNVKKANQAAELLLSLGGDLPAFQKNVGADEPLNLALLTLHPEGLRQYITNWDQVWPSIIRRLRRESLASGDRALQEQFAQYIELAGPEGYSEPDSASLLPVLPLELDIKGLELSLFSIIATFGTPQDITTDELRIETFYPTDAKTEQFFRNHHFEKSVVGEM; from the coding sequence ATGACCTCTGCCGACCCACAAAACTTTCAACATATTTGTCGCCATTGGCGTAAATTTAGGAAGCTATCGCAACTGGATTTAGCCCTGGCAGCTAATGTGTCACAACGCCATGTCAGTTGGCTGGAAACCGGGCGTAGTCATCCTAGCCGTGCCATGATAGAGCGACTTTCAGAGGCCATGAATATCCCCTTACGGGAACGGAATGTGCTGTTACAAGCCGCTGGGTATGCAACAACCTATCGCGAAACGGCCTTGGATCAGCCTGTGATGAGGCCAGTGCTAGACGCACTGAATCATGTCTTGCAATACCATGCCCCCTTGCCAGCTATCGTGGTTGATCGCGGCTGGAACGTTAAAAAAGCCAATCAGGCTGCAGAACTACTGCTCAGCCTTGGGGGAGACCTGCCAGCATTTCAGAAAAATGTAGGGGCAGATGAGCCTCTCAATTTAGCCTTGCTAACGCTTCATCCCGAGGGGCTCAGGCAATATATAACCAATTGGGATCAGGTTTGGCCTTCGATCATCCGCCGACTGAGGCGTGAATCTCTGGCCTCGGGGGATCGAGCTCTGCAAGAGCAATTTGCCCAATATATCGAATTAGCTGGTCCAGAAGGTTATAGCGAGCCAGATAGTGCTAGTTTATTGCCCGTTTTACCCTTGGAACTGGATATTAAGGGGTTGGAACTGAGTCTATTCTCGATTATTGCGACCTTTGGTACACCCCAGGACATTACGACTGATGAACTTCGGATTGAAACCTTTTATCCTACCGATGCTAAAACCGAACAGTTTTTTCGGAACCATCATTTTGAGAAGTCCGTTGTAGGTGAAATGTAG
- a CDS encoding sulfotransferase has protein sequence MSDLRKPNLFIIGAMKSGTSSLHQYLNNHPSIFMCEPKEPCYFVHPQQLNWPNMKKLGLWGNEEKYLRLFEGAGEATILGESSTLYAKEPHITDVAERIAQFNPEARFIYIMRDPIERTVSHYWHETRQGNENQSLLTAVQNNPLYQDVSNYPKQLNHYFQYFSPDQFLFLTFEELCNNAEACMTKTFEWLGVDASFAPENLSEKFHATPKQFYQKSALFRLRYTWPFNQLASLLPKKIRSSGLKLAVREVDRDKDAEDLQEAIQFLRPIQLKQTADLSNLLGMTFPDWKTLYDTKN, from the coding sequence ATGAGCGATTTAAGAAAACCGAATCTGTTTATTATTGGTGCGATGAAATCGGGCACCTCATCCTTGCACCAATATCTCAATAATCACCCGTCTATTTTCATGTGCGAGCCCAAAGAGCCCTGCTATTTTGTGCATCCCCAACAGTTGAACTGGCCCAATATGAAAAAGCTCGGCCTGTGGGGAAATGAAGAGAAATATCTCCGCCTCTTTGAGGGTGCTGGTGAGGCAACAATTCTGGGTGAATCGAGTACGCTGTATGCCAAAGAGCCTCATATTACGGATGTGGCTGAACGCATCGCCCAGTTTAACCCTGAAGCTCGCTTTATTTACATCATGAGGGACCCCATTGAGCGCACGGTGAGTCACTACTGGCATGAAACTCGTCAAGGGAACGAAAATCAAAGCCTACTAACAGCCGTACAGAATAATCCGCTTTATCAAGATGTTAGTAATTATCCCAAGCAGCTCAACCATTACTTTCAATATTTTTCGCCCGATCAATTTTTGTTTCTCACCTTTGAAGAACTTTGTAATAATGCGGAAGCCTGCATGACCAAGACGTTTGAGTGGCTGGGGGTCGATGCCTCCTTTGCGCCTGAGAATCTCTCGGAAAAATTTCATGCAACGCCAAAGCAGTTCTACCAAAAGAGTGCTTTATTTCGTCTACGATACACATGGCCTTTCAACCAACTGGCCTCATTACTCCCCAAAAAGATTCGCTCTTCTGGCCTCAAATTAGCAGTTCGGGAAGTGGACCGAGACAAGGATGCTGAAGACCTACAGGAAGCAATTCAATTTCTCCGGCCCATTCAACTCAAACAAACTGCAGATCTCAGCAATCTATTAGGCATGACTTTTCCAGACTGGAAGACTCTCTACGACACCAAAAATTAA
- a CDS encoding cytochrome P450, translating into MTGLSAGSLTTGLHNTLKQIEAKPRQWVESKLQSYSQALFQRIFSKQTQAFSQIPGPQPLFPIGNVWVLQQGKPIWQVLGEQGQQYGGLSLFWILARPSLVLNDPDLIQQVLLTAQQQTNPHSHEHRANQADFYKDIPRKALRPILTDSHPFVAKTAGSKWQHLVKNNPFNMTYFREWMETQIQPLQVFIESRAEALVKQSETEMLPAYEVIQKLVFDSFSLATVGQVFPDQVFEQFNTLCATGTDRMNRSSIASWMIPEEPKGKHYKEASRQWFQRFSEVLETTQADPAGGSLLDWVLKRGGSAFTPEQMRNFCAGVYPGGAVSAPSGITSTLHLLFQHPQALSALQHDLDGLFKEPLTLERLENCLPVEQVLRESLRLWPPVPFFTRNTVGATHLAGHEIPANTQIFINNWFLHRLSPHWHDSDSFQPERWDAKTLAENDYGSDYFFPFGRGDRACIGQDFAKFFMRLTLATLLAKVEIEFGDQPHDQEFYFGVSVPRQLKARFILRS; encoded by the coding sequence ATGACAGGTCTATCAGCCGGATCCCTCACTACAGGACTGCACAATACCCTCAAACAGATAGAGGCCAAACCCCGACAGTGGGTAGAGTCAAAGTTACAGTCCTATTCCCAGGCCTTATTTCAGCGGATCTTTAGCAAACAGACCCAAGCATTCAGCCAGATTCCAGGCCCTCAGCCTCTCTTCCCCATTGGTAATGTCTGGGTTCTGCAGCAAGGGAAACCGATTTGGCAGGTGCTAGGAGAACAGGGGCAGCAATATGGTGGCTTGTCCTTATTCTGGATTTTGGCCCGGCCATCCTTAGTTCTCAACGACCCCGATTTAATCCAACAAGTCCTGCTTACGGCCCAGCAGCAGACTAACCCACATTCCCATGAACATCGGGCCAACCAAGCTGATTTTTATAAAGATATCCCCCGCAAAGCCCTTCGCCCCATCCTCACGGATAGTCATCCTTTTGTGGCCAAAACTGCTGGATCGAAATGGCAGCATCTGGTTAAAAATAATCCATTTAATATGACCTACTTCCGCGAGTGGATGGAGACTCAAATTCAGCCCTTGCAGGTTTTTATCGAAAGTCGGGCGGAGGCATTGGTCAAACAGTCTGAGACCGAAATGCTCCCAGCTTATGAGGTCATTCAGAAACTAGTCTTCGACAGTTTTTCCCTGGCAACCGTAGGCCAAGTCTTTCCCGATCAGGTCTTTGAACAGTTCAATACCCTCTGTGCAACAGGCACTGATCGCATGAACCGATCCTCCATTGCCAGCTGGATGATTCCGGAAGAACCAAAAGGTAAGCACTATAAAGAAGCAAGTCGCCAATGGTTTCAGCGCTTTAGCGAAGTGCTAGAAACCACTCAAGCCGATCCTGCTGGTGGTTCGCTCCTGGATTGGGTTCTGAAACGAGGAGGCTCTGCCTTTACCCCTGAACAAATGCGAAACTTCTGCGCTGGGGTCTACCCAGGCGGAGCGGTTTCTGCACCCAGCGGTATTACCTCTACACTTCATTTGCTGTTTCAGCATCCTCAAGCCCTATCGGCGCTTCAGCACGATTTGGACGGGTTATTCAAGGAACCCCTCACCTTGGAACGACTGGAAAATTGTCTCCCAGTGGAGCAAGTATTGCGAGAGTCCCTGCGACTCTGGCCGCCCGTGCCCTTTTTTACGCGCAATACGGTTGGCGCTACCCATCTAGCGGGTCACGAGATTCCCGCGAATACCCAAATTTTTATCAATAACTGGTTTCTCCATCGCCTCTCACCCCACTGGCACGATTCAGACTCTTTTCAGCCAGAACGCTGGGATGCCAAAACGTTGGCCGAAAATGACTATGGTAGCGATTACTTTTTCCCGTTTGGTCGAGGTGATCGAGCTTGCATTGGTCAAGATTTTGCCAAATTCTTTATGCGCTTAACCTTAGCCACCTTGTTAGCAAAAGTAGAGATCGAATTTGGCGATCAGCCCCATGACCAAGAATTTTATTTTGGCGTCTCTGTGCCTAGACAGCTAAAAGCTCGATTTATCTTGCGGTCATAA
- a CDS encoding lipoxygenase family protein — MTHQYSLTGLPTQITPVEIQQDKHQPTLTSTRPNPTQPEPIPAALKAARRKYQYNYSHIAPVAMVDRLPQEELPSRTWWSKLFRTMFKILSNAIVGAHNHHHEHEAEQHISRLIRKTLVNILTQRPEVRWRLIWHLLKTAPTTLINGLRLSFADSESLLHSLAAHLEHDLLRILHLNLKEHLAHECRQDRPTSIADFNQQFATIPLPECAEYFQEDEFFAYLRVAGPNPVLLQQVRHLSGDTLCSHFPVTNQHYQAVMGADDSLQTAVTEGRLYIADYAILAGAINGNYPDQQKYISAPIALFAVPSADAPCRNLQPIAIQCRQSPGPETPILTPPTDQNPDQKQAWDMAKTCVQVADSNYHEAVTHLGRTHLFISPFVIATHRQLLPSHPVSVLLRPHFEGTLSINNGAQSMLMAPEGGVDTVLAATIDCARVLAVKGLQSYSFNQAMLPQQLQQLGLDNAAALPIHPYRDDALLIWQAIETWVTDYVSLYYPTDDSVQKDAALQAWAQELQAEEGGRVPDFGEDGQLRTQAYLIQALTLIIFTASAQHAAVNFPQGDIMVYTPGMPLAGYQPAPNTTAMSSQDRLNQLPPLHQALNQLELTYLLGQIYHTQLGQYEKSWFSDQRVLAPLHRFQANLLDIETAIAERNRHRPYPYRYLQPSNIPQSINI, encoded by the coding sequence ATGACGCATCAGTACTCCCTCACTGGCCTGCCGACCCAAATCACGCCTGTTGAAATTCAACAGGACAAACATCAACCCACTCTGACCTCCACTCGTCCTAATCCGACCCAGCCGGAGCCGATTCCCGCAGCGCTAAAAGCAGCTCGACGCAAATATCAATACAACTACAGTCACATTGCCCCTGTAGCCATGGTGGATCGCTTACCCCAAGAGGAACTCCCCTCTCGGACTTGGTGGTCAAAGTTGTTCCGTACCATGTTCAAGATTCTCTCGAATGCCATTGTTGGCGCCCACAATCACCACCATGAGCATGAAGCAGAGCAACATATTTCCCGTCTCATTCGCAAAACCTTGGTGAATATCTTGACTCAACGCCCCGAGGTGCGGTGGCGTCTCATCTGGCATCTGCTGAAAACAGCACCAACGACGTTGATTAACGGTTTACGGTTGTCGTTCGCTGATTCAGAAAGCTTGCTGCACAGTTTAGCCGCCCATTTAGAGCATGATCTATTACGGATTCTGCACTTGAACTTAAAAGAACATCTAGCCCATGAATGTAGACAAGATCGTCCTACTTCAATAGCAGACTTTAATCAGCAATTCGCGACAATTCCGTTACCGGAGTGTGCCGAATACTTTCAGGAAGATGAGTTTTTTGCTTACTTGCGAGTAGCCGGTCCTAATCCTGTTTTGCTGCAACAAGTCCGTCATTTATCGGGAGACACCCTCTGCTCTCATTTCCCGGTTACGAATCAGCATTATCAGGCCGTGATGGGAGCAGACGATTCTCTGCAAACAGCGGTCACCGAGGGCCGACTATACATCGCCGATTATGCTATTTTGGCCGGTGCGATCAATGGTAACTACCCCGATCAGCAAAAATATATTTCGGCTCCCATCGCCCTTTTTGCTGTTCCCTCAGCTGATGCCCCCTGCCGAAATCTCCAGCCCATCGCTATTCAATGCCGCCAATCTCCAGGGCCTGAAACACCGATTCTGACGCCGCCTACGGATCAGAATCCAGACCAAAAACAGGCCTGGGACATGGCGAAGACCTGCGTGCAAGTTGCCGATAGCAATTACCACGAGGCCGTCACCCATTTGGGTCGAACCCATCTGTTTATTAGCCCGTTTGTAATTGCCACCCATCGCCAATTACTGCCGTCTCATCCTGTGAGTGTCCTGCTTCGGCCTCACTTTGAAGGCACCTTAAGTATCAACAACGGCGCTCAAAGCATGTTAATGGCGCCAGAAGGTGGAGTGGATACGGTCTTGGCTGCCACCATCGACTGTGCCAGGGTCTTAGCCGTAAAGGGATTACAAAGCTATTCCTTTAATCAGGCCATGCTGCCCCAACAATTGCAGCAACTGGGTTTGGATAATGCAGCGGCACTGCCCATCCATCCCTATCGAGACGATGCCTTGCTGATTTGGCAGGCCATCGAAACTTGGGTCACTGATTATGTGAGCTTGTACTACCCAACAGATGACTCCGTGCAAAAAGATGCGGCCCTTCAGGCTTGGGCGCAGGAGCTACAGGCTGAAGAGGGTGGCCGAGTCCCAGATTTTGGTGAGGATGGACAATTGCGAACCCAGGCCTACTTAATTCAAGCCCTCACGCTGATCATTTTTACCGCGAGTGCCCAACATGCCGCTGTGAATTTTCCCCAGGGCGACATCATGGTCTATACCCCAGGGATGCCATTAGCAGGCTACCAGCCCGCTCCCAACACGACAGCGATGTCTTCCCAGGATCGGCTCAACCAACTGCCCCCCCTACACCAGGCCTTAAATCAGCTGGAGTTAACGTATTTGCTCGGGCAGATTTACCATACGCAACTCGGTCAATACGAAAAGTCCTGGTTCTCTGATCAGCGTGTACTCGCGCCTCTGCATCGTTTTCAGGCCAATTTACTGGATATCGAAACTGCGATCGCAGAACGAAACCGCCATCGCCCCTACCCTTACCGCTACCTACAGCCGTCCAACATTCCCCAGAGCATCAATATCTAG
- a CDS encoding AAA family ATPase, producing the protein MLGTIADCRLVEHLYESENSIVYRGQRQAEPHQVILKVLKEDYPTASELTRYRQEYEITRSLELEGVIKVLGLEPYQRTLAIILEDVEGVSLKSYYQGKVVPLVEFLPLAISITEVLGRIHSHNVIHKDLNPSNIILNPDTHQLRIIDFGISTQLSRETTILKNPQVLEGTLPYIAPEQTGRMNRSLDYRTDFYALGVMFYELLTGQLPFTAEDPLKLVHCHLAQQPTPPHQVNLDIPRVLSDLVMILTSKTAEERYQSAFGIQADLATCWQQLKQTGEIRAFPLRTQDHSDKFHIPQKLYGRSQEIATLLTAFERVNHPQNPTKGSEMMLVAGYSGIGKSALVAEVHKPITEKRGYFISGKYDQFQRDVPYSAVISAFQDLVKQLLTESETQLLQWRRQLLAALGPNGQVIIDVIPEIELITGSQPPVPELGPAEALNRFNLVFQNFIRVFCTPAHPLVLFLDDLQWADSASLKLIKLMMTDRQMRSLLLIGAYRDNEVDATHPLMTLVKQLWQEKVNINTITLQPLSQLHLCQLIADTVHHNLETTLSLAELVLNKTEGNPFFVNEFLKNLYGEELLQFNPRAQQWEWDMAQIQSQDLTDNVIELLISKLKKLPPATQDVLRLAACVGAEFDLQTLSLIRQQSHAEVFSDLKVAIQLGLIFAQSELNDALVITDFRFGHDRIQQAAYALIDTDSRSAVHLRIGRLLWHNVETEQLAERIFEVVDHLNQALLLITDLDEQGQVAQLNLKAGQKAKSATAYGAAVRYLQTGLSLVGETGWQNAYPLTLQLHQEAVEAAYLHQDYPQQEQLTTVVLQQARTVLDMVKVYRVKILARSAQNRHLEATDIGFEILERLGVTFVDPTPENLQQELEQTKQLCGDRSIQDLIRLSPMTAEDKLAAMQILSDILSSGYQASFERFILSNLKQIHLSLTYGNTAPSAFAYDCYGITLCGVVGDIEAGYQFGRLALQVVDKFQAKKTKSRVVFVFNAFVRHWTDPLNLTIPDLHEGYQIGLETGDLEYASYSLCWEAMHSLLTGEQLSDLALRMLEFQQAIAGFQQAACLLYLQIFQQVTAHLTEPNLDPTRLSGTYLQERQVLVDSADNKLALAFFYTLKAQVAYLLGQPKMALESTQQAAAYVDGMTAAATVASLNFYDSLARLALYDGLPPVEQEQMLAVVATNQDQLQKWANHAPANHQHKYCLVEAERYRVLRQLPQAGEAYDRAIALAQSHHYPNEAALANELAAKCFLQQERDNFARVYLNEAYYGYYCWGATAKLRQLEASYPYLLAQQVIHSQQGTIPTTPLAAAASTSTIRTGQALDLNTVLQASQAIAGEIVLDKLLMTLIKILVRNAGAQVGHLILNVEGSLVIEASFNSQSDQGQVLQSQPIADQLPDSIINYVLRTQESVVLRQATQDSNFGLDTYITTHQPKSILCAPLLNQGQLSGILYLENNLTTGAFTADRLEILQLLSGQAAIAIDNALPVYQPGRESR; encoded by the coding sequence ATGTTGGGGACAATCGCGGACTGTCGTCTGGTTGAGCATCTCTATGAGAGTGAGAATTCTATTGTGTATCGGGGCCAACGACAGGCTGAGCCGCATCAGGTCATTCTGAAAGTCTTGAAAGAAGATTACCCAACTGCTTCAGAACTGACTCGGTATCGTCAAGAATATGAGATTACCCGCAGCCTCGAACTCGAAGGGGTGATCAAAGTGTTGGGGTTAGAGCCCTATCAACGGACCCTAGCTATTATTTTGGAAGATGTTGAAGGGGTGTCCCTGAAGTCCTATTACCAGGGAAAGGTGGTGCCATTGGTGGAGTTTCTACCCTTAGCCATCAGTATTACCGAAGTTTTAGGTCGGATTCATAGTCATAATGTCATCCATAAAGATTTGAATCCTAGCAACATCATTTTGAATCCAGACACGCATCAGTTACGGATCATTGATTTTGGCATTTCTACCCAACTCAGCCGAGAAACAACCATCCTTAAAAACCCTCAAGTTCTCGAAGGAACGCTGCCCTATATTGCGCCTGAACAGACGGGGCGCATGAATCGCTCTTTGGATTATCGGACGGACTTTTATGCATTGGGGGTGATGTTTTATGAGCTACTGACGGGACAGTTACCTTTTACGGCTGAGGATCCGCTGAAGTTAGTCCATTGTCACTTAGCGCAACAGCCCACCCCTCCCCATCAAGTCAATCTCGACATTCCTAGGGTGTTATCTGACTTGGTGATGATCTTAACGTCGAAAACCGCCGAAGAACGGTATCAGAGTGCATTCGGAATCCAAGCTGATTTGGCGACCTGTTGGCAACAACTGAAGCAAACAGGGGAAATTCGAGCCTTTCCGCTTCGGACCCAGGACCATTCGGATAAGTTTCATATTCCGCAAAAGCTCTATGGGCGGTCCCAAGAAATTGCGACCTTATTAACGGCCTTTGAGCGGGTCAATCACCCCCAAAATCCAACCAAAGGGAGTGAAATGATGCTGGTGGCGGGGTATTCCGGGATTGGCAAATCGGCTCTAGTCGCAGAAGTCCATAAACCGATTACCGAAAAACGAGGATATTTTATCTCGGGGAAATACGATCAATTTCAGCGAGATGTGCCTTACTCGGCAGTCATCAGTGCGTTTCAAGATTTAGTCAAGCAACTCCTGACTGAAAGTGAAACCCAATTACTCCAATGGCGACGACAATTGCTGGCTGCTTTGGGACCGAATGGTCAAGTCATCATTGATGTCATCCCTGAAATTGAGTTGATTACAGGGTCTCAGCCTCCAGTGCCTGAATTGGGACCTGCAGAAGCTTTGAACCGATTTAACCTGGTATTTCAAAATTTTATTCGGGTGTTTTGTACCCCAGCCCATCCCTTAGTGTTGTTCTTAGATGATTTGCAATGGGCTGATTCCGCCAGCTTAAAGTTGATCAAGTTGATGATGACGGATCGGCAAATGCGATCGCTGTTGCTCATCGGTGCTTACCGTGATAACGAAGTCGATGCGACCCATCCCTTGATGACCTTGGTGAAGCAGCTCTGGCAAGAAAAAGTCAACATCAATACGATTACGCTACAGCCTCTCTCTCAGCTGCATTTGTGCCAGCTGATTGCGGATACTGTTCACCATAATTTAGAGACCACCCTCTCCTTAGCGGAGTTAGTCCTCAATAAAACGGAAGGAAATCCCTTTTTCGTCAATGAGTTTCTGAAGAATCTCTATGGGGAAGAGCTGTTGCAGTTTAATCCCCGCGCTCAACAGTGGGAATGGGATATGGCCCAAATTCAGTCTCAGGATCTCACGGATAACGTGATTGAACTGTTGATTAGCAAACTGAAAAAATTACCCCCTGCTACCCAAGATGTTTTGCGGTTGGCTGCTTGTGTGGGGGCTGAATTTGATCTGCAGACCCTGAGCCTGATTCGTCAGCAATCCCATGCCGAGGTATTTTCGGATTTGAAAGTCGCGATTCAGCTTGGGTTGATCTTTGCCCAGTCTGAGCTCAATGATGCGTTAGTGATTACGGATTTCCGCTTTGGTCACGATCGGATTCAACAAGCCGCTTATGCGTTAATTGATACCGATAGCCGTTCTGCAGTGCACTTAAGAATTGGCCGTTTGTTATGGCATAACGTGGAAACGGAACAACTGGCAGAGCGTATTTTTGAGGTGGTGGACCATCTCAATCAGGCCCTCCTCCTGATTACGGATCTAGACGAACAAGGTCAGGTCGCTCAACTTAACCTCAAAGCGGGCCAGAAAGCAAAATCAGCGACGGCTTACGGTGCTGCCGTCCGGTATCTGCAAACGGGATTGAGTTTAGTGGGAGAGACGGGATGGCAAAATGCCTATCCCTTAACCCTCCAGCTCCATCAAGAAGCAGTTGAAGCGGCGTATCTACACCAAGATTATCCCCAGCAAGAACAGTTAACGACTGTGGTGCTGCAGCAGGCCAGAACCGTGTTGGATATGGTGAAAGTCTACCGGGTCAAGATTTTGGCCCGTTCTGCTCAGAATCGCCATCTAGAGGCAACGGATATTGGCTTTGAGATTTTGGAGCGGCTAGGGGTCACCTTTGTAGACCCCACCCCTGAGAACTTGCAGCAAGAGTTGGAGCAAACCAAGCAGCTCTGTGGGGACCGCTCGATCCAAGATTTGATCCGTTTGTCTCCTATGACTGCAGAGGACAAACTAGCAGCCATGCAGATTCTCTCGGATATCTTGTCCTCTGGCTATCAAGCCTCTTTTGAACGCTTTATTCTCAGTAATCTGAAGCAAATTCACTTATCTCTCACCTATGGCAATACGGCACCTTCCGCGTTTGCCTACGACTGCTATGGCATTACCCTCTGTGGGGTCGTCGGAGATATTGAAGCAGGCTATCAGTTTGGCCGGTTGGCCTTACAGGTGGTTGATAAGTTTCAGGCGAAAAAGACCAAGAGTCGGGTGGTCTTTGTGTTCAATGCGTTTGTGCGCCACTGGACAGATCCCCTGAATTTGACGATTCCCGATTTGCATGAAGGGTATCAAATTGGTTTAGAAACCGGGGATTTAGAATATGCCAGCTATTCCCTCTGTTGGGAGGCGATGCATTCTTTATTAACGGGGGAGCAACTGTCAGATTTGGCGCTGCGAATGCTGGAGTTTCAGCAAGCCATTGCCGGTTTTCAACAGGCCGCTTGCCTCCTGTATCTCCAAATTTTTCAACAGGTCACTGCTCATTTAACTGAGCCTAACTTGGATCCGACCCGCTTGTCTGGGACGTACCTACAAGAACGACAGGTCCTTGTGGACAGTGCGGATAATAAGCTAGCCTTAGCATTCTTTTATACCTTGAAAGCTCAGGTGGCTTACCTGTTGGGACAGCCTAAGATGGCTTTAGAGAGTACCCAACAAGCGGCGGCCTATGTGGACGGGATGACGGCTGCAGCGACGGTTGCCAGCCTCAATTTTTACGATTCTCTGGCCCGGTTAGCTCTCTATGATGGGCTACCCCCTGTAGAGCAAGAGCAGATGTTGGCAGTCGTTGCTACGAATCAAGACCAACTCCAGAAATGGGCTAACCATGCACCTGCCAACCATCAGCATAAATATTGCTTAGTAGAAGCAGAGCGGTATCGCGTCTTGCGGCAGCTACCGCAGGCGGGGGAGGCTTATGATCGAGCGATTGCCCTGGCACAATCCCACCATTACCCTAATGAAGCCGCCTTAGCGAATGAGCTGGCAGCGAAGTGTTTTCTGCAGCAAGAGCGAGATAACTTTGCTCGGGTGTATCTGAATGAAGCTTATTACGGGTACTACTGCTGGGGGGCCACGGCTAAATTACGTCAATTAGAAGCGTCCTACCCCTACCTCCTGGCCCAGCAGGTAATCCATTCCCAACAGGGCACTATTCCCACTACACCTCTAGCCGCGGCAGCATCAACGAGTACCATTCGCACGGGGCAAGCTCTGGATCTGAATACGGTCTTGCAGGCTTCACAGGCGATTGCAGGGGAAATTGTCCTCGATAAGCTATTGATGACCCTGATCAAAATCCTTGTGCGCAATGCAGGGGCCCAAGTAGGGCATTTAATTCTGAATGTGGAAGGCAGCCTTGTTATTGAAGCCTCGTTTAATTCTCAATCTGACCAGGGTCAAGTGCTGCAGTCTCAGCCCATTGCGGATCAGCTCCCCGATAGTATCATCAACTATGTGCTCCGAACCCAGGAGAGCGTTGTCCTTCGACAGGCTACCCAAGACAGTAACTTTGGCTTGGATACTTATATCACGACCCATCAGCCCAAATCGATTCTTTGTGCGCCGCTCCTGAATCAAGGACAGTTGAGCGGGATTCTTTATTTAGAAAATAATCTGACGACGGGAGCCTTTACGGCGGATCGCCTAGAAATTTTGCAGCTGCTGTCAGGACAGGCTGCGATCGCAATCGACAATGCCCTGCCTGTATACCAACCTGGAAGAGAAAGTCGATGA
- a CDS encoding sensor histidine kinase — MPCLYTNLEEKVDERTQELSQALEDLQLAQEGLIQSEKMAALGQLIAGVAHEINTPLGAIRSSIEYIANFLDQHLTTLPQFFRELPIEQAEQFQSLLLRALTPSPTLSGRERRHTRKAIAKQLTEQGILSAESLASLLLDLGICDDLHDLLPLLSEPRSEPLLKMVRQFTRVRESTRDIATASDRSAKIVFALKTYARYDHSGDKIEANITDGIDAVLTLYHNQIKHGVTVHRSFAEIPPIACYFDELNQVWTNLLHNALQAMDHQGTLDIDVSQQADQVCVKITDSGPGVPLELKEKIFEPFFTTKPPGEGSGLGLDIVRKIIDKHQGTLSLDSVPGRTTFSVTLPMSVMPTPQPTPAL; from the coding sequence ATGCCCTGCCTGTATACCAACCTGGAAGAGAAAGTCGATGAACGGACTCAGGAACTCTCCCAAGCCCTAGAAGATTTACAACTCGCTCAAGAAGGACTGATTCAGTCAGAAAAAATGGCGGCATTGGGACAATTGATCGCGGGCGTGGCTCATGAAATTAATACTCCCTTGGGGGCGATTCGGTCTTCGATTGAATATATTGCTAATTTTCTCGATCAACATCTGACCACCCTGCCGCAATTTTTTCGGGAGTTACCCATCGAGCAAGCCGAGCAATTTCAGTCCCTGTTGTTACGCGCCTTAACCCCTTCACCGACCCTGTCTGGTCGTGAACGACGCCATACCCGTAAGGCAATCGCCAAGCAACTCACCGAGCAGGGGATTTTATCGGCGGAGTCCTTAGCCAGTTTATTGCTGGATTTAGGGATTTGTGATGATCTCCATGATCTCCTTCCTCTCCTGTCTGAACCCAGGAGTGAACCCTTATTAAAGATGGTGCGCCAGTTTACGCGGGTGCGTGAAAGTACACGGGATATTGCGACCGCTAGCGATCGTTCTGCCAAAATTGTGTTTGCTCTGAAAACTTATGCCCGCTATGACCATAGCGGAGACAAGATTGAAGCCAATATCACGGACGGCATTGATGCAGTCTTAACCCTCTATCACAACCAAATCAAACATGGAGTGACGGTCCATCGCTCTTTTGCCGAGATTCCCCCCATTGCTTGCTATTTTGATGAACTGAATCAGGTGTGGACCAACCTCCTGCATAATGCCCTCCAGGCCATGGACCATCAAGGCACCCTTGATATTGATGTCAGTCAACAGGCAGATCAAGTCTGCGTCAAGATTACCGATAGCGGTCCTGGCGTTCCCCTGGAGTTAAAAGAGAAAATTTTTGAGCCCTTTTTCACCACCAAACCTCCTGGTGAAGGCAGTGGTTTAGGGCTTGACATTGTTCGCAAAATAATTGACAAGCATCAGGGTACCCTAAGCTTGGACTCCGTTCCAGGCCGCACGACGTTTAGTGTGACCTTGCCCATGTCTGTCATGCCGACCCCTCAACCGACTCCTGCCCTATGA